Proteins found in one Streptomyces sp. CB09001 genomic segment:
- a CDS encoding CDGSH iron-sulfur domain-containing protein, with product MPNSPSDTPRPPDAPRRIKVQRRGPLLVEGPVEVELEDGTTVSSDRFRVALCTCRRSRRYPWCDTSHRARSSKAGDGPAANG from the coding sequence GTGCCGAACTCCCCGTCTGACACCCCGCGCCCGCCCGACGCCCCGCGCCGGATCAAGGTCCAGCGCCGGGGACCGCTGCTGGTGGAAGGGCCCGTGGAGGTCGAGCTGGAGGACGGGACGACGGTGTCCTCCGACCGCTTCCGGGTGGCGCTGTGCACGTGCCGGCGCAGTCGGCGTTATCCCTGGTGCGACACCAGCCACCGCGCCCGGTCCTCCAAGGCCGGTGACGGCCCGGCCGCGAACGGGTGA
- a CDS encoding Ppx/GppA family phosphatase, translating to MRTSVVDVGSNTVRLMVADAEGGVPLPVHTAKWRLRLSEQVRPGGPVPEEAVERLVGAVADASGTADRWGASGPLAFATAVVRAAPNRREVLRTVQARTGVPLCTLPGEVEAELTFLAARRWMGWRSGPLALLDIGGGSLEVAFGRGRLPGFVASLPLGAARLTHEFLAGGRAPASPEQVKALRRKVRHQLRDAAARIRWEGPRTAVATSRTFQQLGRLCGAPPGRYGPFTERRMRCSDLGDAVGRLAALSAAERALLPGISAPRAAQSLAGAVVGHTAMKLTGLESVALCPWAIREGILLRHIEDGPAWWAEVVRRSDEAAPPAPVPLRLASASN from the coding sequence ATGCGTACGAGCGTGGTGGATGTGGGATCGAACACGGTCCGGCTCATGGTGGCGGACGCCGAGGGCGGCGTCCCGCTGCCGGTGCACACCGCGAAGTGGCGGCTGCGGCTGTCGGAGCAGGTCAGGCCGGGTGGCCCGGTCCCGGAGGAGGCCGTTGAGCGGCTCGTCGGGGCGGTCGCCGACGCGAGCGGGACCGCGGACCGGTGGGGGGCGTCGGGGCCGCTGGCCTTCGCGACCGCGGTGGTGCGGGCCGCGCCGAACCGGCGTGAGGTGCTGCGCACCGTCCAGGCCCGCACCGGCGTGCCGCTGTGCACCCTGCCGGGCGAGGTGGAGGCGGAGCTGACGTTCCTCGCGGCCCGGCGCTGGATGGGCTGGCGGTCCGGTCCGCTCGCCCTGCTCGACATAGGCGGCGGCTCGCTGGAGGTGGCGTTCGGGCGTGGCCGGCTGCCCGGCTTCGTGGCCTCGCTGCCGCTGGGGGCCGCCCGGCTGACCCACGAGTTCCTGGCGGGCGGCCGGGCCCCGGCCTCGCCGGAGCAGGTCAAGGCGCTGCGGCGCAAGGTCCGCCACCAGCTGCGGGACGCGGCGGCGCGGATCCGCTGGGAGGGGCCGCGGACCGCCGTGGCCACCTCGCGGACCTTCCAGCAGCTCGGGCGGCTGTGCGGCGCCCCGCCGGGCCGGTACGGACCCTTCACGGAGCGGCGGATGCGCTGCTCGGACCTGGGGGACGCGGTGGGCCGGCTGGCCGCCCTGTCCGCGGCCGAGCGGGCCCTGCTGCCCGGCATCTCTGCGCCGCGCGCGGCGCAGAGCCTGGCGGGCGCCGTCGTGGGGCACACCGCGATGAAGCTGACCGGTCTCGAGTCGGTGGCGCTCTGCCCCTGGGCGATCCGCGAGGGCATCCTGCTGCGCCACATCGAGGACGGGCCGGCCTGGTGGGCCGAGGTGGTGCGCCGCAGCGACGAGGCCGCTCCCCCGGCGCCGGTGCCCCTGCGCCTGGCGTCCGCGTCGAACTGA
- a CDS encoding iron-containing redox enzyme family protein, whose protein sequence is MEYDREGPRLPTARGPVSEAVGAHLLGSGPLPSPAAVAAAPVYGDDLQLALYQCYELHYRGFAGVSPDLEWDPGLLGVRAGLERRFLSALRAGTPVHDSVADAVGALLVEPVHGEGVSHFLQGEGELWQLREYAAQRSLYHLKEADPHAWVLPRLWGRSKAAMAAVEFDEYGGGRADRVHARLFADLMADLDLDTTYGAHLDAASAECLATVNMMSLFGLHRSLRGALVGHFAAVEITSSPGSRRLAEAMRRTGAGPAAEHFYDEHVEADAVHEQIVRHEVIDGLLEQEPHLAADVVFGVDATGHLEERFGARLLAEWRAGRSSLRTPLPAMRGARGEISHIS, encoded by the coding sequence ATGGAGTACGACCGCGAAGGACCACGGCTGCCGACGGCCCGGGGACCGGTCTCCGAGGCCGTCGGCGCACATCTGCTCGGCTCGGGCCCGCTGCCCTCCCCCGCGGCCGTCGCCGCCGCGCCGGTGTACGGCGACGACCTGCAGCTCGCCCTGTACCAGTGCTACGAGCTGCACTACCGGGGCTTCGCGGGCGTCTCCCCCGATCTGGAGTGGGACCCCGGCCTGCTGGGCGTGAGGGCCGGGCTGGAGCGACGCTTCCTTTCCGCCCTGCGGGCCGGCACCCCGGTCCACGACAGCGTCGCGGACGCGGTCGGGGCGCTGCTCGTCGAGCCCGTCCACGGCGAGGGGGTCAGCCACTTCCTGCAGGGCGAGGGCGAGTTGTGGCAGCTGCGGGAGTACGCGGCCCAGCGCTCCCTGTACCACCTCAAGGAGGCCGACCCGCACGCCTGGGTGCTGCCCCGCCTGTGGGGCCGTTCGAAGGCGGCGATGGCGGCGGTGGAGTTCGACGAGTACGGCGGCGGTCGCGCCGACCGGGTGCACGCCCGCCTGTTCGCCGACCTGATGGCGGACCTGGACCTGGACACCACGTACGGGGCCCATCTGGACGCGGCCTCGGCCGAGTGCCTGGCCACGGTCAACATGATGTCCCTGTTCGGCCTGCACCGGTCGCTGCGCGGGGCGCTGGTGGGGCACTTCGCGGCCGTGGAGATCACCTCGTCGCCCGGTTCCCGGCGGCTCGCCGAGGCGATGCGCCGCACGGGCGCGGGTCCGGCCGCCGAGCACTTCTACGACGAGCACGTCGAGGCCGACGCGGTGCACGAGCAGATCGTGCGGCACGAGGTGATCGACGGCCTGCTGGAGCAGGAGCCGCACCTCGCGGCGGACGTCGTGTTCGGCGTCGACGCCACCGGTCACCTCGAGGAGCGCTTCGGCGCCCGGCTGCTCGCCGAGTGGCGCGCGGGGCGGTCGTCCCTGCGTACACCGCTGCCCGCCATGCGCGGCGCCCGTGGGGAAATTTCTCATATTTCCTGA
- a CDS encoding HemK2/MTQ2 family protein methyltransferase, with translation MVLPGVYAPQEDTALLAGALSGESLPPGAAVLDVGTGTGALALAAARRGGRVTAVDVSWRAVCAARLNAARAGLRIRVRHGNLFTPVRGESFDLVLANPPYVPAPAHGRRPHGAARAWDAGHDGRMVLDRICLEVPRLLRPGGVLLLVQSALSDPGRTEALLREAGLKAAVIRRRRVAFGPVVRGRERWLRQRGLLSLADREEELVVVRAELPV, from the coding sequence ATGGTGCTACCGGGCGTCTACGCCCCTCAGGAGGACACCGCCCTGCTGGCCGGGGCGCTGTCCGGCGAGTCGCTCCCGCCCGGCGCCGCCGTGCTCGACGTGGGGACCGGCACGGGCGCCCTCGCCCTGGCGGCGGCCCGGCGGGGCGGCCGGGTGACCGCGGTGGACGTGTCGTGGCGCGCGGTGTGCGCCGCGCGGCTCAACGCGGCCCGGGCCGGGCTGCGGATCCGCGTCCGGCACGGCAATCTCTTCACACCGGTGCGCGGCGAGTCGTTCGACCTGGTGCTGGCCAATCCGCCGTATGTGCCGGCCCCCGCTCACGGCCGCCGGCCGCATGGTGCCGCGCGGGCCTGGGACGCGGGTCACGACGGTCGCATGGTCCTGGACCGGATCTGCTTGGAAGTACCCCGGCTGCTGCGCCCCGGCGGGGTGCTGCTGCTCGTGCAGTCGGCGCTCAGCGACCCCGGGAGGACCGAGGCGTTGCTGCGCGAGGCGGGCTTGAAGGCGGCGGTGATCCGGCGGCGGCGGGTCGCGTTCGGTCCCGTGGTGCGCGGCCGGGAACGCTGGCTGCGGCAGCGCGGGCTGCTGTCCCTGGCCGATCGCGAGGAGGAGCTGGTGGTCGTCCGTGCCGAACTCCCCGTCTGA